In Ectothiorhodospira sp. BSL-9, a single window of DNA contains:
- the tnpB gene encoding IS66 family insertion sequence element accessory protein TnpB (TnpB, as the term is used for proteins encoded by IS66 family insertion elements, is considered an accessory protein, since TnpC, encoded by a neighboring gene, is a DDE family transposase.): MIAWPTGVAIHLAVAPVDFRKAFDGLCIEIVEALERDPLSGELFVFRNRAGDKLKALYWDGQGFVMIYKRLEKGRFKWLQQVDGDAEGEVRLSRSQMQALFEGIDWRRLETPQKCLATATR, from the coding sequence ATGATCGCGTGGCCCACGGGGGTGGCCATCCACCTGGCAGTGGCGCCGGTGGATTTCCGCAAGGCCTTCGATGGTCTGTGCATCGAGATCGTCGAGGCCCTGGAGCGGGATCCGCTCAGCGGTGAGTTGTTCGTCTTCCGCAACCGGGCTGGGGACAAGCTCAAGGCCCTGTACTGGGATGGCCAGGGCTTTGTGATGATCTACAAGCGCCTGGAGAAGGGGCGCTTCAAGTGGCTCCAGCAGGTGGATGGAGATGCAGAGGGTGAGGTTCGGCTCTCCCGCAGCCAGATGCAGGCGCTGTTCGAGGGTATCGATTGGCGGCGCCTGGAAACCCCGCAAAAATGCCTTGCCACAGCCACCCGTTGA
- a CDS encoding diguanylate cyclase codes for MKFMPVVDLKALYPKLLNLMLDAVFVVDRDNRIVFVSDACEALLGYRADQLIGTLITDYMHPDDLAATGASIARVMDGQPHVNFRNRYIHKDGAIVHILWSARWSEEHGVRIGVARNVTALEQAEEKLRFLAHHDPLTGLTNRSLFNDRLDSALRAAHRHQSSLALLFLDLDDFKDINDTHGHAMGDRVLCTIARRLEHCVRETDTVARMGGDEFTVLLTDIQSADAVPRKVEQIVTTMAEPLGTEFGGMKTPSFSIGVACYPADGEDADTLLSRKCPVGHVYPTLTPRCHSPRRPGWAVPSDRAAVRGGDWRDDPGCAQAHRSGSDAGSPRSACRFPGG; via the coding sequence ATGAAATTCATGCCAGTCGTTGATCTAAAAGCGCTTTATCCCAAGCTGCTTAATCTGATGCTCGACGCGGTATTCGTGGTCGATAGGGACAACAGGATCGTCTTTGTGAGTGATGCATGTGAAGCGCTGCTCGGCTACCGCGCTGACCAGCTGATCGGCACCCTGATCACGGACTATATGCACCCTGATGACCTGGCGGCGACAGGGGCCTCCATTGCCCGAGTCATGGACGGTCAGCCCCACGTCAACTTCCGTAATCGCTATATCCACAAAGATGGCGCGATCGTGCACATCCTGTGGTCTGCCCGCTGGTCCGAGGAGCACGGTGTGCGGATCGGTGTGGCGCGGAACGTGACGGCCCTCGAGCAGGCCGAGGAGAAATTACGTTTCCTCGCTCATCACGATCCGCTGACAGGGCTCACTAACCGATCGCTGTTCAATGATCGACTGGACTCTGCTCTGCGTGCGGCCCATCGCCACCAGAGCAGCCTGGCCTTGCTGTTTCTGGACCTTGATGACTTCAAGGATATTAACGATACCCATGGACATGCGATGGGTGATCGTGTGCTCTGTACGATCGCGCGACGTCTGGAACACTGCGTACGTGAAACGGACACGGTGGCCCGGATGGGCGGTGATGAGTTCACCGTGCTGTTGACGGACATCCAGTCGGCGGATGCCGTTCCCAGGAAGGTGGAGCAGATTGTCACGACCATGGCCGAGCCGTTAGGCACCGAGTTCGGTGGGATGAAAACGCCATCCTTCAGCATTGGCGTGGCTTGTTATCCAGCGGACGGGGAGGATGCCGATACCCTGCTCAGCCGTAAGTGTCCGGTAGGGCACGTATACCCAACCCTCACTCCCCGCTGTCATTCTCCCCGCAGGCCTGGGTGGGCGGTTCCCAGTGATAGGGCAGCAGTTCGTGGAGGCGATTGGCGGGATGATCCTGGATGCGCTCAAGCACATCGATCAGGTAGTGACGCGGGTTCACCCCGTTCTGCTTGCAGGTTTCCAGGAGGGTGA
- a CDS encoding chemotaxis protein CheB, with amino-acid sequence MDANLAKRSFPVVCVGGSAGGLDAYVRLLQHLPADMGVAIVIVNHVRTQATLLHQILPNHTRMPVELITEKLVIEPNHVFIIPENRDLHVLEGEFRLKSISKPRGWPDVITVFLGSLADCWDGKIVAIIVSGYDGDGAEALCRIKEVGGITIAQKPDTAGQPDMPETAIATGCIDFVLSPEEISQKIVQLAASA; translated from the coding sequence ATGGACGCCAATCTTGCCAAGAGGAGCTTTCCGGTCGTTTGCGTGGGCGGGTCGGCCGGTGGGCTTGATGCCTATGTCCGGTTGCTCCAGCATCTGCCAGCCGATATGGGCGTGGCTATCGTGATCGTTAATCACGTGAGAACCCAAGCCACGCTGCTTCACCAGATTCTTCCGAACCACACAAGGATGCCGGTTGAACTCATTACGGAAAAACTGGTTATTGAGCCCAATCACGTATTTATCATCCCTGAGAACCGTGATCTGCATGTGCTCGAAGGTGAGTTTCGTCTAAAATCCATATCCAAGCCGAGGGGATGGCCTGACGTCATTACCGTGTTTCTGGGTTCCTTGGCGGATTGCTGGGACGGAAAGATCGTCGCGATCATTGTCTCTGGCTATGATGGCGACGGAGCAGAGGCCCTGTGTCGTATCAAGGAGGTGGGTGGCATTACCATCGCGCAGAAGCCCGATACGGCTGGACAGCCGGATATGCCTGAGACTGCAATCGCCACCGGTTGCATCGACTTTGTCCTGTCGCCGGAAGAGATTTCGCAAAAGATCGTGCAGCTTGCAGCATCCGCATGA
- a CDS encoding YgiT-type zinc finger protein yields MIHNCPSCSLAEIWFEEDGSNVYLNLNTVATEEDLEADHYLEYEGQTIETVQIQVAYCPYCGERLANRREVFVPQFQYYNFGGKR; encoded by the coding sequence GTGATACACAACTGCCCCTCCTGTTCACTTGCGGAGATTTGGTTTGAAGAAGATGGTTCCAATGTGTATCTAAACCTGAACACGGTGGCGACAGAGGAAGATCTTGAAGCCGACCATTACCTTGAGTACGAGGGGCAGACAATTGAGACTGTTCAGATTCAGGTAGCATACTGCCCTTACTGCGGCGAAAGGCTTGCGAACCGTAGAGAAGTCTTCGTGCCACAGTTCCAGTACTACAATTTTGGTGGCAAAAGGTGA
- a CDS encoding addiction module protein, giving the protein MSMKELLDEAMKLKPEERFTLVEGLIKSLDEPDKKLDEVWAEQSEKRLKAYREGKLKGVSMEEIFNEE; this is encoded by the coding sequence ATGAGCATGAAAGAGCTGTTAGACGAGGCGATGAAACTAAAACCAGAAGAGCGGTTCACCTTGGTTGAGGGTCTGATAAAGAGTTTGGATGAGCCGGATAAGAAGCTCGATGAGGTATGGGCTGAACAATCTGAAAAGAGACTCAAGGCCTACCGGGAAGGAAAGCTGAAAGGCGTCTCGATGGAAGAAATATTTAACGAAGAGTGA
- a CDS encoding toll/interleukin-1 receptor domain-containing protein, protein MAKLFFSYSHKDEEMRNELETHLALLRRQGAISSWHDRRITAGSDFGQVISNELENSQIILLLVSAHFLASDYCYEKEMARAIEQHENGSSIVIPVIVHPCDWHSAPFGNLRATPTDGKAISMFANPHEAFSIVAKDVRNAAEAVQEPASIQNNGAFSVDVGARKLQGDRSSDLRIKKKFDDHERDQFLEDSYEYIARYFDGSLQELASRNPHIKVRFKRLDETSFSSFIYDNGERVSECSVYYGKSGFGSSGIAFSHTADVQRNSFNEQCTVIDDGYTLQLKPLGMQMYGNRKDEALSQQGAAEYYWSLFIRPLQQ, encoded by the coding sequence ATGGCAAAGCTGTTCTTTTCTTATTCTCACAAAGACGAAGAAATGCGTAATGAGCTTGAAACCCATTTGGCTTTACTCAGGCGTCAAGGAGCCATTTCTTCGTGGCATGATCGGCGAATTACAGCCGGAAGTGATTTCGGTCAAGTCATAAGCAATGAGTTAGAAAACTCTCAGATTATATTGCTGCTTGTCAGTGCTCACTTTCTAGCATCCGATTATTGCTACGAAAAAGAGATGGCTCGCGCAATCGAACAGCATGAGAATGGTAGTTCAATAGTCATTCCGGTAATTGTTCATCCTTGTGATTGGCATTCCGCTCCATTTGGTAACTTAAGAGCAACTCCTACAGACGGTAAGGCAATATCAATGTTCGCCAACCCGCATGAGGCCTTCAGTATTGTGGCAAAGGATGTACGTAATGCTGCTGAAGCTGTACAAGAGCCCGCCTCTATCCAAAATAATGGTGCCTTTTCCGTAGATGTTGGAGCGAGAAAACTCCAAGGTGACCGATCAAGTGATTTGCGCATAAAGAAGAAATTTGACGATCATGAGCGCGATCAGTTTTTAGAAGATAGTTACGAGTATATTGCACGCTATTTTGATGGCTCTCTCCAAGAGCTTGCGTCACGAAATCCGCACATAAAGGTTAGATTCAAGAGATTGGATGAAACAAGTTTTTCTTCATTTATTTATGATAATGGCGAACGAGTCTCAGAGTGCTCTGTATATTATGGCAAAAGTGGATTTGGCTCTTCCGGTATAGCCTTTTCTCATACGGCGGACGTACAAAGAAATTCGTTCAATGAACAGTGCACTGTCATTGATGATGGATACACATTGCAGCTCAAGCCACTTGGCATGCAAATGTACGGTAACAGGAAGGATGAAGCTCTATCCCAACAAGGCGCGGCTGAATATTATTGGAGTCTTTTTATACGGCCACTTCAACAATAA
- a CDS encoding DUF6431 domain-containing protein, with protein MALILPGIASLEQHLSALLTHPEGYRPKPCPHCGRAGLWCHGCYGRKADRDRGGTLNPIPITRFRCPGCCRTCSRLPECIPPHRWYLWAVQQWALLTLLAGRSCRALSREGMLGRHTLGRWMHRWRERFHLHAFALCQHDPGWGRYPGMATLWPAVLACMPLSGAMIRVQHVGIAIP; from the coding sequence ATGGCTTTGATCCTGCCAGGGATTGCGTCCCTTGAGCAACACTTATCGGCCCTGTTGACTCATCCCGAGGGCTATCGACCCAAGCCGTGTCCGCATTGTGGTCGCGCCGGGCTGTGGTGCCACGGGTGCTATGGCCGCAAGGCCGACCGGGATCGTGGTGGCACCCTGAATCCGATTCCCATTACGCGATTTCGATGCCCGGGGTGTTGCCGCACCTGTTCGAGGTTGCCCGAGTGCATTCCCCCACATCGTTGGTATCTGTGGGCGGTACAGCAGTGGGCATTGCTGACACTCCTGGCGGGGCGTTCCTGCCGCGCCCTGAGCCGGGAGGGGATGCTGGGCAGGCACACCCTGGGGCGGTGGATGCACCGTTGGCGGGAGCGGTTTCACCTGCACGCCTTTGCCTTGTGTCAGCACGACCCTGGGTGGGGGCGTTATCCCGGCATGGCCACCTTGTGGCCGGCGGTGCTGGCCTGCATGCCGCTGTCAGGGGCGATGATCCGGGTACAGCATGTCGGGATCGCCATCCCATGA
- the tnpB gene encoding IS66 family insertion sequence element accessory protein TnpB (TnpB, as the term is used for proteins encoded by IS66 family insertion elements, is considered an accessory protein, since TnpC, encoded by a neighboring gene, is a DDE family transposase.), translated as MIAWPTGVAIHLAVAPVDFRKAFDGLCIEIVEALERDPLSGELFVFRNRAGDKLKALYWDGQGFVMIYKRLEKGRFKWLQQVDGDAEGEVRLSRSQMQALFEGIDWRRLETPRKCLATATR; from the coding sequence ATGATCGCGTGGCCCACGGGCGTGGCCATCCACCTGGCAGTGGCGCCGGTGGATTTCCGCAAGGCCTTCGATGGTCTGTGCATCGAGATCGTCGAGGCCCTGGAGCGGGATCCGCTCAGCGGTGAGTTGTTCGTCTTCCGCAACCGGGCCGGGGACAAGCTCAAGGCCCTGTACTGGGATGGCCAGGGCTTTGTGATGATCTACAAGCGCCTGGAGAAGGGGCGCTTCAAGTGGCTCCAGCAGGTGGATGGAGATGCAGAGGGTGAGGTTCGGCTCTCCCGCAGCCAGATGCAGGCGCTGTTCGAGGGTATCGATTGGCGGCGCCTGGAAACCCCTCGAAAATGCCTTGCCACAGCCACCCGCTGA